A region of the Candidatus Gastranaerophilales bacterium genome:
TTGGCGTGCAGACTGCTAATGCAGGGTACAAATAAGCGCAGCTCGCAAAAACTGGCTGATGAGATTGATTTGCACGGGATTGAACTGTCTTGCGACTCTAAGCAGGATTATTTGAAAATTCGGGCTACTTTTTTAAACGAAGATATCGAAACAGCGTTAGATTTAATGAACGATATTGTTTTAAATTCAACTTTTGAAGAATTTGAAAAAGAAGTAAATAAGATAAAGGGCGAAATTATTACCGATTTAGACTCACCTCGTACAAAAGCGCTTGATAATCTTATAAAAACTCTTTATGAAAATCATCCTTACGGCAACAGCCATACAAGAATTTTGGGAGAAATTGATACTATTACAAAAGAAGAGGTAAAAGAATTTTTCTTATCCGAATTATGCGCTGAAAATGTAATAATAAGTGTAGTTGGAGATATTGAAGAAGATACAATCAAAGCGTATTTGGAAAAATATTTCGGCGCTATATCTCAAAATCCTGCGGGATACCGTAATCGCAAGACCCCTGTTTTAACAGAATCAAAAACCGTTAAAATCGCCAAAGAAGACGCCTCACAAGCACAGGTTATTCAGGCATGGTTTGGACCGACACTGATTAATGAAGATTTTCCCGCTTTTATGGTTTTAAATACCCTCTTGGGTGCAGGCGGGTTGAGTTCACGCTTGTTTTTGGAACTGCGTGATAAAAAAGGTCTTGCTTATGTTGTAAGAAGCAATATAGACGGTATGAAATATGCGTCAACATTCAGTATTTATATCGCAACAGAGCCTAAAAA
Encoded here:
- a CDS encoding pitrilysin family protein, yielding MIKKFNLHNQIKVVYKKNQSTPRISINLFLNTGIIDEPKAGIASLACRLLMQGTNKRSSQKLADEIDLHGIELSCDSKQDYLKIRATFLNEDIETALDLMNDIVLNSTFEEFEKEVNKIKGEIITDLDSPRTKALDNLIKTLYENHPYGNSHTRILGEIDTITKEEVKEFFLSELCAENVIISVVGDIEEDTIKAYLEKYFGAISQNPAGYRNRKTPVLTESKTVKIAKEDASQAQVIQAWFGPTLINEDFPAFMVLNTLLGAGGLSSRLFLELRDKKGLAYVVRSNIDGMKYASTFSIYIATEPKNIRVALEGFKEEIGKVQNTPVSQEELEGAKNNITGKRAFLHETNSQQSYYLGYYELLGLGAEFDEHLNEKINAITPQDVQNIAKKYLSEKSVISLLAPKDYL